Proteins from a single region of Catenulispora acidiphila DSM 44928:
- a CDS encoding carbohydrate ABC transporter permease — translation MERPGWFGRGGKILAIVLISAVVVYPFLAVVATSLSSESDIAASGGLVIWPSHPTFEAYRYVFSGGIVSQALWISFLVTVVGTALSMAATIGMAYGLSRSGVVGGRFFLATALFTMLFTPGVIPMFLTVQKLGLYNTLASLVVPSLVSAFNLVVLRSFFMNLPAELLDAARIDGLGDWRILTRVVLPLSKAVLAVVALFYAVSYWNAFFNALLYLNDTSKWPLALVLRGLVIGGEATSAANEGIVPQQAVQMAVVVVSVVPIAAVYPFLQRYFTKGVLTGAVKG, via the coding sequence ATGGAGCGGCCCGGCTGGTTCGGGCGCGGCGGCAAGATCCTGGCGATCGTGCTGATCAGCGCCGTGGTGGTCTATCCGTTCCTGGCGGTGGTCGCGACCAGCCTGTCCTCAGAGTCCGACATCGCTGCTTCCGGCGGGCTGGTGATCTGGCCCTCACACCCGACGTTCGAGGCCTACCGCTACGTGTTCAGCGGCGGCATCGTCTCGCAGGCGCTGTGGATCAGCTTCCTGGTCACGGTCGTCGGCACGGCGTTGAGCATGGCCGCCACGATCGGCATGGCGTACGGGTTGTCCCGCAGCGGCGTGGTCGGCGGACGGTTCTTCCTGGCCACCGCGCTGTTCACGATGCTGTTCACGCCGGGCGTCATCCCGATGTTCCTGACCGTGCAGAAGCTCGGTCTCTACAACACCCTGGCCTCGCTCGTGGTACCCAGCCTGGTCAGCGCGTTCAACCTGGTGGTGCTGCGCTCGTTCTTCATGAACCTGCCCGCCGAGCTGTTGGACGCCGCACGGATCGACGGTCTGGGCGACTGGCGGATCCTCACCCGCGTGGTGCTGCCGCTGTCCAAGGCGGTGCTCGCGGTGGTGGCGCTGTTCTACGCGGTGTCCTACTGGAACGCCTTCTTCAACGCCCTGCTGTACCTGAACGACACCAGCAAGTGGCCGCTGGCCCTCGTGCTGCGCGGCCTGGTGATCGGCGGCGAGGCGACCAGCGCGGCCAACGAGGGGATCGTGCCGCAGCAGGCAGTGCAGATGGCCGTCGTCGTGGTGAGCGTCGTGCCGATCGCCGCCGTCTATCCCTTCCTGCAGCGCTACTTCACCAAGGGCGTGCTCACCGGCGCCGTCAAGGGCTGA
- a CDS encoding type 2 periplasmic-binding domain-containing protein has protein sequence MHTPQSLGRRGFLRGVGAAAALTAGGSTLAACGSGKAAAVNEAGSAAQVQLPTYTPLANGPTPDLPGTDAGVPAGFYDYPASPTAAFASPPLSGGKFSAMTPLFTAPPPARGSNPAWQAMEKKLGASVDITMVVGDDFDTKLSTLIAGGGLPDLIQYDGLGGVPTISNLPQFLDSQIADLTALIGGDKVKEYPHLAAIPKVFWEQCTVAGKLYFIPIPRGISAGAGLYRQDLFAAAGVTSNKDIKNSDDFFTLLKELTNPGKDRYALAGNSGNGGYSGAIFEQIFGVPNKWRVDGGGKLTADIETDEFRAALEFMVKVAKAGCFYPGAQGWTKAKMEDAFQSGKAAMIYDGLPALSTSVWATAQKIDPNAKLMPFVPFGATGGPGVAWQDNVVFAGTMLKKADPAKLAEVLKLADFLAAPFGTEEYLLKTYGVEGADYTLDANHNPVQTAQGKNDANVTWKYVAAPQLVTYNPGVNALTDAVHQAYTELVPIAVPNPTATLYSPTFGKQGVALYKAVTDTVTQVIGGQSSMSAFDNAVKTWRSGGGDQMRSEFEQAYASAPKS, from the coding sequence ATGCACACACCGCAGAGCCTCGGGCGCCGCGGATTCCTGCGCGGCGTCGGCGCCGCGGCGGCCCTCACCGCGGGCGGCTCGACGCTGGCCGCGTGCGGCAGCGGCAAGGCCGCGGCCGTGAACGAGGCGGGCAGCGCCGCGCAGGTCCAGCTGCCGACGTACACGCCGCTGGCCAACGGTCCGACGCCGGACCTGCCGGGCACCGACGCCGGCGTCCCGGCCGGGTTCTACGACTACCCGGCGTCCCCGACCGCGGCGTTCGCCAGCCCGCCGCTGTCCGGCGGCAAGTTCTCGGCGATGACGCCGCTGTTCACCGCTCCCCCGCCGGCCCGCGGCTCGAACCCGGCGTGGCAGGCGATGGAGAAGAAGCTCGGCGCGAGCGTCGACATCACGATGGTGGTCGGCGACGACTTCGACACCAAGCTCTCCACCCTGATCGCCGGCGGCGGACTGCCGGACCTGATCCAGTACGACGGCCTCGGCGGCGTCCCGACCATCAGCAACCTGCCGCAGTTCCTGGACTCGCAGATCGCCGACCTGACCGCGCTGATCGGCGGCGACAAGGTCAAGGAATACCCGCATCTGGCCGCCATCCCGAAGGTGTTCTGGGAGCAGTGCACGGTCGCCGGGAAGCTGTACTTCATCCCCATCCCGCGCGGCATCAGCGCCGGCGCCGGGCTGTACCGGCAGGACCTGTTCGCCGCCGCCGGAGTCACCAGCAACAAGGACATCAAGAACTCCGACGACTTCTTCACGCTTCTCAAGGAGCTGACGAACCCGGGCAAGGACCGCTACGCGCTGGCCGGCAACTCCGGCAACGGCGGCTATTCCGGGGCGATCTTCGAGCAGATCTTCGGGGTCCCGAACAAGTGGCGGGTGGACGGCGGCGGCAAGCTGACCGCGGACATCGAGACCGACGAGTTCCGGGCGGCGCTGGAGTTCATGGTGAAGGTAGCCAAGGCCGGCTGCTTCTATCCGGGCGCGCAGGGCTGGACCAAGGCCAAGATGGAGGACGCCTTCCAGTCCGGTAAGGCGGCCATGATCTACGACGGTCTCCCGGCGCTGTCCACCAGCGTCTGGGCCACCGCGCAGAAGATCGACCCGAACGCCAAGCTGATGCCGTTCGTCCCGTTCGGCGCCACCGGCGGACCCGGCGTCGCCTGGCAGGACAACGTGGTCTTCGCCGGCACGATGCTGAAGAAGGCGGACCCGGCGAAGCTGGCGGAGGTCCTGAAGCTCGCCGACTTCCTCGCCGCGCCGTTCGGCACCGAGGAGTACCTGCTCAAGACCTACGGCGTCGAAGGCGCGGACTACACGCTGGACGCCAACCACAACCCGGTGCAGACCGCCCAAGGCAAGAACGACGCGAACGTCACCTGGAAGTACGTCGCCGCGCCGCAGCTGGTCACCTACAACCCCGGTGTCAATGCTCTGACGGACGCGGTCCACCAGGCCTACACCGAGCTGGTGCCGATCGCCGTGCCGAACCCGACCGCGACGCTGTACTCGCCGACCTTCGGCAAGCAAGGCGTGGCGCTGTACAAGGCGGTCACGGACACCGTGACGCAGGTGATCGGCGGGCAGTCGAGCATGAGCGCCTTCGACAACGCGGTGAAGACCTGGCGCAGCGGCGGCGGCGACCAGATGCGGTCGGAGTTCGAGCAGGCGTACGCGAGCGCGCCGAAGAGCTGA
- a CDS encoding polysaccharide lyase 8 family protein: MREAMFEELLVRYEQRLRRRTEAAAIQLDLDVSDEGHTTLSYAQLRTLAAASADDASAATVVEALRFLHENAFHPEAEETGNWWHWEIGTPRILLDICVLLRAHIPDADLKRYLATVQRFCPDPDRRVKTGPWSPLTETGANRADKALIVALAGLLAGDADRVALARDGLSSLFSYVASGDGFYEDGSFVQHDTVAYTGSYGVVLLTSVAEILALLRGSPWEVVDPGVSVVFDAVEKAFLPFLFEGRMMDAVRGRAIARQHSRDLDIGAATLDAIRLLAESAPASYAERWASLARPEGFHVFGSMDRVVHHRPRWSAALSLSSERIARYECGNGENLHGWYTGDGMLYIYDLADPDHYTDEFWATVDPYRLPGTTVDTRRREDVGRGSGRGTGAITAPNRIAGGTIVTGGFGTADLDLHGEGSTLRARKKWHFLDDAVMALGTDISASDGRRIETIVENRNLRSDAGRRFVVDGVAQAPGLGVERRHHGVQWAYLEGVGGYVFPGGADLMSLREERVGTWHAIDVGVGTEGDDVEIRRIFHTLWLDHGVSPRRAGYMYVLLPGASEEGTARRAAQL, encoded by the coding sequence ATGCGGGAAGCGATGTTCGAGGAGCTGCTCGTCCGGTACGAGCAGCGGCTCCGCCGGCGGACCGAGGCCGCTGCGATCCAGCTGGACCTCGACGTGTCCGACGAAGGACACACCACCTTGAGTTACGCACAGCTGCGGACGCTGGCGGCGGCTTCGGCCGACGACGCTTCGGCGGCGACAGTCGTAGAGGCTCTGCGCTTCCTGCATGAGAACGCCTTCCACCCCGAGGCGGAGGAGACCGGCAACTGGTGGCACTGGGAGATCGGGACGCCGCGCATCCTGCTGGATATCTGTGTCCTGCTTCGCGCGCACATCCCGGACGCCGATCTGAAGCGGTATCTCGCGACAGTGCAACGGTTCTGCCCGGACCCCGACCGCCGGGTCAAGACCGGACCGTGGTCGCCACTGACGGAGACCGGGGCGAACCGCGCTGACAAAGCCCTGATCGTCGCGCTGGCAGGACTGCTCGCCGGAGACGCCGATCGGGTCGCGCTGGCGCGGGACGGGTTGTCGAGCCTGTTCTCGTACGTGGCCTCCGGCGACGGTTTCTACGAGGACGGCTCGTTCGTCCAGCACGACACGGTCGCGTACACCGGTTCCTACGGCGTCGTGCTGCTGACGTCGGTCGCGGAGATCCTGGCGCTGCTGCGCGGTTCGCCGTGGGAGGTCGTCGATCCGGGCGTGTCAGTGGTCTTTGACGCAGTCGAGAAGGCGTTCCTGCCGTTCCTTTTCGAGGGCCGGATGATGGACGCGGTGCGAGGTCGGGCCATCGCTCGGCAGCATTCGCGGGATCTGGACATCGGCGCCGCGACTCTTGACGCGATTCGGCTGCTGGCAGAAAGCGCTCCGGCTTCCTACGCCGAGCGGTGGGCGTCTTTGGCTCGGCCCGAGGGGTTCCACGTCTTCGGCTCGATGGATCGGGTGGTGCACCACCGGCCGCGCTGGTCCGCCGCGCTGTCGTTGTCGTCGGAGCGCATCGCGCGGTATGAGTGCGGCAACGGCGAGAACCTGCACGGCTGGTACACCGGCGACGGCATGCTGTACATCTACGACCTCGCCGATCCTGACCACTACACCGACGAGTTCTGGGCGACGGTCGATCCGTACCGGCTGCCCGGGACGACGGTCGACACGCGGCGACGTGAGGACGTCGGACGCGGGTCGGGCCGGGGCACCGGCGCGATCACGGCACCGAACCGGATCGCCGGCGGGACGATCGTCACCGGCGGATTCGGTACCGCCGACCTCGATCTGCACGGCGAGGGAAGCACGCTGCGCGCCCGCAAGAAATGGCACTTCCTCGACGACGCGGTGATGGCTCTCGGGACGGACATCTCCGCATCCGACGGCCGCCGGATCGAGACGATCGTGGAGAACCGGAACCTGCGGTCCGACGCCGGGCGGCGGTTCGTCGTGGACGGTGTCGCGCAGGCTCCCGGGCTCGGAGTCGAGCGGCGGCATCACGGCGTGCAGTGGGCGTATCTGGAGGGCGTCGGCGGCTATGTGTTCCCCGGCGGCGCGGATCTGATGTCGCTGCGCGAGGAGCGCGTGGGGACGTGGCATGCCATCGACGTGGGAGTCGGCACCGAGGGTGACGACGTCGAGATCCGGCGGATCTTCCACACCTTGTGGCTCGATCACGGCGTCTCGCCGCGGCGGGCCGGATACATGTACGTGCTCCTGCCGGGAGCCAGCGAAGAGGGGACGGCGAGACGTGCTGCTCAGCTTTGA
- a CDS encoding right-handed parallel beta-helix repeat-containing protein — MRTRPLVFTELDSGRDGHTVTWSAEPGGHVELSGGVALDGWQPEGDGRWVAMVPDVISTPRQLYVNGLRASWARSDWLDHADCKIGPEGITGAGALGIAAYARPSDVEVVFRVRWRDYHCPVASIADDLIRFAEPCWTNALPGTGRVGPHWDNTAVGTEIHGWSMFATNALELLTDPGFFVWNSEERTVTYLPREGEDMERADVVVPCTEQLVVVEGAHDLVLKGLSFAHTAWHLPDGYVGAQAGFTLTGASGPLGEAGSHYTKPVAALSVRGGRRVTVSGCAFVHLGGAGAVLEAGTKDSTVTACSFSDVSSGGVYVGDIDPHPAPGLADEGNTVSFNTFHGTGAEFTDSVAIWAGYTRNLTIDHNTLEQLPYSGISVGWGWNQPEAQDPWLGDNRITANRIVDVLRVAERQHDGGAIYTQGPQRGTVVEANYIDRSEYGTTANDGNGIYLDEQSSHILVAGNVVTRVGYKWVSNWAEYGVENRAAGNWTDNTITPAFSGAGSVMEDNAEGLTELPPEAVRVAEGAGAGPWPAPVAALGIPEP; from the coding sequence ATGAGGACTCGTCCTCTCGTTTTCACCGAGCTGGATTCGGGGCGGGACGGGCACACGGTGACGTGGAGCGCCGAGCCTGGTGGTCACGTGGAGCTCTCCGGCGGCGTCGCGCTGGACGGATGGCAGCCGGAGGGGGACGGCCGGTGGGTCGCCATGGTTCCGGACGTGATTTCCACGCCGCGCCAGCTGTACGTCAACGGGCTGCGAGCGTCGTGGGCTCGGAGCGACTGGCTGGATCACGCGGACTGCAAGATCGGTCCGGAGGGGATAACCGGCGCCGGCGCGCTCGGGATCGCGGCGTATGCGCGGCCTTCGGACGTCGAGGTGGTGTTCCGGGTGCGGTGGCGTGACTACCACTGCCCGGTCGCCAGCATCGCGGACGACCTGATCCGTTTCGCAGAGCCCTGTTGGACGAACGCCTTGCCCGGCACGGGTCGCGTCGGACCACATTGGGACAACACGGCGGTCGGTACCGAGATCCATGGCTGGTCGATGTTCGCGACCAATGCCTTGGAACTGCTGACCGATCCTGGTTTCTTCGTCTGGAACTCTGAGGAGCGGACGGTCACCTACCTGCCTCGCGAGGGCGAGGACATGGAACGCGCGGACGTTGTCGTCCCTTGCACCGAGCAGTTGGTGGTGGTGGAAGGTGCGCATGATCTCGTACTCAAGGGTCTGAGTTTCGCGCACACCGCCTGGCACCTGCCCGACGGGTACGTCGGAGCGCAGGCGGGATTCACGCTGACCGGCGCCTCGGGACCGCTGGGCGAAGCCGGATCCCACTACACGAAGCCGGTCGCGGCGCTGAGCGTGCGGGGCGGGCGTCGGGTGACGGTGAGCGGCTGCGCGTTCGTCCATCTCGGCGGCGCGGGAGCTGTGCTGGAGGCGGGGACCAAGGACAGCACGGTCACGGCGTGCTCGTTCAGCGATGTCTCGTCCGGCGGTGTCTATGTCGGCGACATCGATCCGCATCCCGCGCCGGGGCTCGCGGACGAGGGCAACACAGTGTCCTTCAACACCTTCCACGGCACCGGTGCGGAGTTCACGGACTCGGTCGCGATCTGGGCCGGCTACACCCGAAACCTGACCATCGACCACAACACGCTGGAGCAGCTGCCCTATTCGGGGATCAGCGTCGGCTGGGGATGGAACCAGCCCGAGGCGCAGGATCCGTGGCTCGGGGACAACCGGATCACCGCGAACCGGATCGTCGACGTGCTGCGCGTCGCCGAGCGCCAGCACGACGGCGGCGCGATCTACACGCAGGGTCCACAGCGCGGGACGGTCGTCGAAGCCAACTACATCGACCGGTCCGAGTACGGCACCACCGCGAACGACGGCAACGGGATCTACCTGGACGAGCAGAGTTCGCACATCCTTGTCGCGGGCAATGTCGTCACGCGGGTCGGCTACAAGTGGGTGTCGAACTGGGCCGAATACGGGGTCGAGAACCGCGCGGCCGGCAATTGGACGGACAACACGATCACCCCTGCGTTCTCCGGCGCCGGAAGCGTCATGGAGGACAACGCCGAGGGGTTGACCGAGCTGCCGCCCGAAGCCGTCCGCGTCGCCGAGGGCGCCGGAGCCGGGCCGTGGCCCGCACCGGTGGCTGCGCTCGGCATCCCAGAGCCCTGA
- a CDS encoding DUF4265 domain-containing protein, with the protein MATANGQQTSGTSRTTFEVAFDLSPEAPDWPPVAVERLWGERTAVDSELRLLNVPFFARGVAYGDLVHVRPDHDRRELVFERLNGESGHSTVRITLLDGRARRDVQDRLRAAGCSWETAAQFAALLAVDVPADGDYRALRDWLTARSGEGAIEFQESAISARHLEQVPNFPA; encoded by the coding sequence GTGGCAACGGCGAACGGGCAGCAGACCTCCGGCACCAGTCGGACCACCTTCGAGGTGGCCTTCGACCTGTCGCCTGAGGCACCGGACTGGCCGCCGGTCGCCGTGGAGCGCCTCTGGGGCGAGCGCACGGCGGTGGACTCCGAGCTGCGCCTGCTGAACGTCCCCTTCTTCGCCCGCGGCGTCGCCTACGGCGACCTGGTCCACGTCCGCCCCGACCACGACCGCCGCGAGCTGGTCTTCGAAAGACTGAACGGCGAATCCGGCCACAGCACGGTCCGCATCACCCTCCTCGACGGCCGGGCCCGCCGCGACGTGCAGGACCGCCTGCGCGCAGCCGGCTGCTCCTGGGAGACCGCCGCGCAGTTCGCCGCCCTGCTGGCCGTGGACGTCCCCGCCGACGGCGACTACCGCGCACTGAGGGACTGGCTCACGGCCCGCAGCGGCGAGGGGGCGATCGAGTTTCAGGAGAGCGCGATCTCGGCGCGGCATTTGGAGCAGGTGCCCAACTTTCCTGCGTGA